The following proteins come from a genomic window of Paenibacillus swuensis:
- a CDS encoding magnesium transporter CorA family protein translates to MLITYRSSLEGTLNIAESFEKNCWINMTAPSTEELAQVSQFCNIPMEFLRDPLDLEETARIQYDEETNCTLIIIDFPTIDMNYDQFDSYITIPIGIILGTDYMVTICSQSTGFLESLVRRNVNTSMKSRFALEILFLISTQYIEKLKQLNKQRHKIENNLRNSLTNKQLYDLMEIEKSLVYFLTSLKGNGDIITKLFRTHSVKLYEEDKELLEDVIIENNQGIETTELYTRILNSITGSYSSLISNELNNTMKTLTKFTVFLTLPTLVFSFFGMNVTLPIADQSPLSWMFTLIIAVLFIVLIGLAFRRRRIY, encoded by the coding sequence ATGTTAATTACCTATAGATCCTCTCTTGAAGGAACTCTGAACATAGCAGAATCATTTGAGAAGAATTGTTGGATTAACATGACCGCTCCTTCCACAGAGGAATTAGCACAGGTATCTCAATTCTGTAATATCCCTATGGAATTCTTAAGAGATCCGTTAGATTTAGAAGAAACCGCTCGGATTCAATATGATGAAGAGACGAATTGCACCTTAATCATTATTGATTTTCCTACGATCGATATGAATTACGATCAATTTGATTCCTATATTACCATTCCGATCGGAATCATCTTGGGTACAGATTACATGGTTACGATCTGCAGCCAGTCCACCGGCTTTCTAGAAAGTCTGGTCAGGAGAAATGTGAACACGTCCATGAAGAGTCGATTCGCATTAGAAATCTTATTCTTAATTTCAACTCAGTATATTGAGAAATTAAAACAGCTCAACAAACAACGCCATAAAATTGAGAATAATTTGCGGAATTCCTTAACGAACAAGCAGCTCTATGACCTCATGGAAATTGAGAAAAGTCTGGTGTACTTTCTAACATCATTGAAGGGTAACGGGGATATTATCACCAAATTATTTCGCACGCATTCCGTAAAGTTATACGAAGAGGACAAAGAACTCCTCGAAGATGTAATCATTGAAAATAATCAAGGCATAGAGACCACAGAATTATATACCAGAATTCTGAACAGTATAACGGGGTCCTATTCCTCGCTGATCTCGAATGAATTGAATAACACCATGAAAACTCTTACGAAATTCACAGTCTTCTTAACCCTTCCTACGCTTGTATTTAGTTTTTTCGGTATGAATGTTACCTTACCTATTGCGGATCAGTCCCCCTTATCCTGGATGTTTACTTTGATTATAGCCGTCCTGTTTATCGTCTTAATCGGATTAGCCTTCCGGAGAAGGAGGATTTACTAA